In Rhodamnia argentea isolate NSW1041297 chromosome 11, ASM2092103v1, whole genome shotgun sequence, one genomic interval encodes:
- the LOC115727173 gene encoding homeobox-leucine zipper protein ATHB-20-like, producing MAFPPPSASPAANFMFQTRHHHHQEDPLPSIIPPNHNGGDPIHHNAPFLMKRSMSFSAADHNQRSCGGGGGGGDDDDLSDDGSQLLLGERKKRLSLEQVKALEKSFEIGNKLEPERKVQLARALGLQPRQIAIWFQNRRARWKTKQLERDYEVLKKQFEALKADNDALHAQNEKLHAELLVLKGRDTNEAPGNLKKEIERSYWSNGSENSSDINLDISRTSVMNSPASSQFSNKHHFTSSMRPSVTAQLLHGSTRSDLQCFKVDHQGVQEESFCNMFNNGMEDHHGFWPWAEQQHFS from the exons ATGGCCTTCCCACCGCCATCAGCATCACCGGCAGCTAATTTCATGTTCCAAACccgccaccatcaccaccaggAAGACCCACTTCCTTCAATCATCCCGCCGAACCACAACGGCGGCGATCCCATCCACCACAATGCGCCTTTCTTGATGAAGAGGTCCATGTCCTTCTCCGCGGCTGATCACAACCAGAGATCGTGtgggggcgggggcggcggtggcgatGACGACGACCTGTCGGATGATGGGTCGCAGCTGCTTCTTggggagaggaagaagaggctGAGCTTGGAGCAAGTGAAGGCGCTCGAGAAGAGCTTTGAGATCGGGAACAAGCTCGAGCCCGAGCGGAAGGTCCAGCTCGCTAGGGCGCTCGGCCTCCAGCCGAGGCAGATCGCCATCTGGTTCCAGAACCGGCGGGCTCGCTGGAAGACCAAGCAGCTGGAGAGGGACTATGAGGTGTTGAAGAAGCAGTTCGAGGCCCTGAAGGCTGACAACGATGCTCTTCATGCCCAGAATGAGAAGCTTCATGCCGAG CTATTGGTTCTCAAAGGAAGAGACACAAATGAAGCACCCGGCAACCTCAAGAAGGAAATCGAGAGGTCGTATTGGAGCAACGGGAGCGAGAACAGTTCCGATATCAACTTAGATATCTCGAGGACATCAGTCATGAACAGCCCCGCGTCTTCACAGTTCAGCAACAAGCACCACTTCACCTCGTCGATGAGGCCCTCCGTCACAGCCCAACTGCTCCACGGCTCGACGAGATCGGATCTGCAATGCTTTAAGGTTGACCACCAAGGTGTTCAAGAGGAAAGCTTCTGTAACATGTTCAACAATGGGATGGAAGACCATCATGGCTTTTGGCCATGGGCTGAACAGCAACATTTCAGTTGA